One window from the genome of Desulforamulus ruminis DSM 2154 encodes:
- a CDS encoding glucosaminidase domain-containing protein, protein MIKKMVENLKNQMVLSEEDVISFRQSITRQYPKADAKMRAALLADYIHQKIDQHVPKFKDQERARIRTCILKRALSSETLAIDAGDVLTVSLLLSGKQESRLETVSSWVNHRQEATVSRDTLASVVDYVNSKKTDLFHLDLDTVLQGFYKSQTPDWDTENPMLKNNPWTGSLSVPWLGQALPKMLLLSFFLFCLVLMMVWKIGLPVSSNSQAAVLPPPEEPNSPLPVELRYEDFNHGKLKTLLNKRNSLLADEPYFSAIIQTAKKHNVSPLLLFAITGQEQGFVPRSHQHARQIANNPFNVYRSWQEYNTDIHDSANIAAVTLIHLSQDRPQSADAISWINRKYSEDQNWQTGVRQILEELKTETTATDR, encoded by the coding sequence ATGATTAAAAAAATGGTTGAAAACTTAAAAAATCAGATGGTTCTCAGTGAAGAGGACGTTATTTCTTTTCGTCAATCCATTACCCGGCAATACCCGAAAGCGGATGCAAAAATGCGGGCTGCCCTTTTGGCTGATTATATTCATCAGAAAATTGATCAGCATGTTCCCAAATTTAAGGATCAGGAGCGAGCCCGGATTCGCACCTGCATTTTAAAAAGAGCTCTCTCTTCAGAGACTCTGGCTATTGATGCCGGTGATGTCTTGACCGTATCTCTCCTGTTGTCCGGAAAACAGGAATCCCGCTTAGAAACGGTTTCCAGTTGGGTTAACCATCGGCAGGAAGCAACGGTAAGCCGGGATACCCTGGCCAGTGTGGTTGATTATGTAAACTCTAAGAAGACGGATTTATTTCATTTGGATTTGGATACCGTTCTGCAAGGTTTTTATAAAAGTCAAACACCGGATTGGGATACGGAAAATCCTATGCTGAAAAATAACCCTTGGACCGGCAGCCTTTCGGTGCCATGGCTGGGACAGGCTTTGCCCAAGATGCTGCTTCTTTCATTTTTCCTGTTTTGCCTTGTCCTAATGATGGTTTGGAAAATCGGCTTGCCTGTTTCTTCAAATTCCCAAGCAGCCGTCCTCCCTCCTCCCGAAGAGCCAAACAGCCCCCTGCCTGTTGAATTAAGATATGAGGACTTCAATCACGGAAAACTAAAAACACTCTTAAACAAGAGAAACTCTCTCCTGGCCGACGAGCCTTATTTCTCGGCCATCATTCAAACCGCTAAAAAGCATAATGTCAGCCCCCTGCTTCTGTTTGCCATCACCGGTCAGGAACAGGGTTTTGTTCCGCGCAGCCATCAGCACGCCCGGCAGATTGCCAACAACCCCTTTAACGTATACCGGAGCTGGCAGGAATACAATACCGACATTCACGACTCCGCCAATATCGCCGCGGTAACCTTGATTCATTTAAGCCAGGACAGGCCCCAATCGGCAGATGCCATTTCCTGGATTAACCGGAAATATTCCGAGGATCAGAACTGGCAGACCGGCGTACGGCAAATACTGGAGGAATTAAAAACAGAAACGACGGCTACCGATCGGTAA
- a CDS encoding helix-turn-helix transcriptional regulator, whose amino-acid sequence MGSLTRILCERRRYTEQCYTHAHTFAQLILPLQGTLCIQTEIYNADLKDDHLFFFPPFCDHTFHSKDHNEFLVLDIPEFFLSPQEIKKINGGLYKSLDPRWQALRLLMLNEADSAQGPGGIHELFRYASRLLLEDCLPPSIQFIHEHYHQKITLQQLADLEHYHPAYYCGWFQKTTGQTPMAYIKNLRLNKAKELLAESSLPVLQIAQEVGYEHHSTLSRVFKEQEKISPAAYRERMQRSAK is encoded by the coding sequence ATGGGCAGCTTGACAAGAATTCTTTGTGAGCGCAGAAGATATACCGAACAATGCTATACCCATGCCCACACCTTTGCCCAGTTAATTCTGCCCCTTCAGGGCACGCTGTGCATTCAGACGGAAATCTACAACGCCGATTTAAAGGATGATCATCTCTTTTTCTTCCCTCCCTTTTGTGATCATACCTTTCATTCCAAGGATCACAATGAATTTTTAGTTTTGGATATCCCTGAATTTTTCCTTTCTCCTCAGGAGATAAAAAAAATCAACGGCGGACTGTATAAATCCCTGGATCCCCGCTGGCAGGCCCTCCGTCTATTAATGTTAAATGAAGCGGATTCCGCACAGGGGCCGGGCGGCATCCACGAGCTTTTTCGTTATGCCTCCCGCCTTTTGCTGGAGGACTGCCTGCCCCCATCCATTCAGTTTATCCATGAGCATTACCACCAAAAAATTACCCTGCAGCAATTGGCGGATCTGGAGCATTATCATCCCGCTTATTATTGCGGCTGGTTTCAGAAAACCACCGGCCAAACACCCATGGCCTACATTAAAAATCTGCGACTCAACAAAGCCAAAGAATTGCTGGCGGAAAGCAGCCTCCCGGTATTGCAAATTGCCCAGGAAGTAGGTTACGAGCACCATTCTACCTTGAGCCGGGTTTTCAAAGAGCAGGAAAAAATATCCCCCGCCGCCTACCGGGAAAGGATGCAAAGATCCGCTAAATAA